A part of Halobaculum sp. MBLA0143 genomic DNA contains:
- a CDS encoding NADH:flavin oxidoreductase/NADH oxidase → MSLKLFSDAILGGRTVSNRVIVSPMCQYSADDGAATDWHLVHLGSRAVGGAGVVVAEAAAVERRGRITTGDLGLYRDDHVPPLARVASFVADQGSVPGIQLAHAGRKASKRRPWEGHRPLTDEEGRWPIVAPTAEPYPYQDHEAPPTRRLSADEVEAVVDSFAAAARRAREAGFQFVEIHAAHGYLLHEFLSPVTNDRTDRYGGCFEARTRLLREVTATVREVWPADSPVGVRISATDWLDDRESWTVADSARLAPTLAEAGADLIDVSAGGLHPDQSVLRSTPGYQVPYAETIREHLREEDRETAVATVGAITEPTHAAAIVANERADFVALGREHLRSPYWTHDAAVELDADSDANWPVQYGWATE, encoded by the coding sequence GTGTCACTGAAACTGTTCTCAGATGCGATACTCGGCGGTCGAACAGTCTCGAACCGTGTGATCGTGTCGCCGATGTGTCAGTACAGCGCAGACGACGGGGCTGCGACGGACTGGCACCTGGTCCACCTGGGGTCGCGGGCCGTCGGCGGCGCCGGCGTCGTCGTCGCAGAGGCGGCGGCGGTGGAACGGCGAGGGCGGATCACGACCGGCGACCTCGGGTTGTACCGTGACGACCACGTCCCCCCGCTGGCCCGGGTCGCGTCGTTCGTCGCCGACCAGGGCTCCGTCCCCGGGATCCAACTCGCACACGCCGGTCGGAAGGCGTCGAAGCGACGGCCGTGGGAGGGGCACAGACCACTGACGGACGAGGAGGGTCGCTGGCCGATCGTCGCCCCCACCGCGGAGCCGTACCCGTACCAGGATCACGAGGCACCACCGACCCGTCGGCTGTCGGCCGACGAGGTCGAGGCCGTCGTCGACAGCTTCGCCGCCGCGGCACGGCGGGCCCGCGAGGCCGGCTTCCAGTTCGTCGAGATCCACGCCGCCCACGGCTACCTCCTCCACGAGTTCCTCTCCCCGGTGACGAACGACCGGACGGACCGCTACGGCGGATGCTTCGAGGCTCGCACCCGATTGTTGCGGGAAGTGACGGCGACCGTCCGGGAAGTCTGGCCGGCCGACTCACCGGTCGGCGTCCGGATCTCGGCGACGGACTGGCTGGACGACCGAGAGTCGTGGACGGTCGCCGACTCCGCCCGACTCGCGCCCACCCTCGCCGAGGCCGGTGCCGACCTGATCGACGTGAGCGCCGGCGGGCTCCATCCGGACCAGAGCGTGTTGCGTTCGACCCCGGGGTACCAGGTGCCGTACGCGGAGACGATCCGCGAACACCTCCGCGAGGAGGACAGGGAGACGGCGGTCGCGACGGTCGGAGCGATCACGGAGCCGACGCACGCCGCCGCGATCGTCGCCAACGAGCGAGCGGACTTCGTCGCGCTGGGGCGCGAACACCTCCGGTCACCGTACTGGACCCACGACGCCGCCGTGGAGTTGGACGCCGACAGCGACGCCAACTGGCCGGTCCAGTACGGCTGGGCGACCGAGTGA
- a CDS encoding Zn-ribbon domain-containing OB-fold protein, with translation MSDDEPVFEAAEYADGTITYPPHPVSPDGAERVGTVDLSEYTARVVTWTESTATPPGVREPNTLAIVEFDVDGEPVRALGQATDDVAIGDEVEPVYTPELRDPEAGIREPDSQSWDGFRFRPI, from the coding sequence GTGAGCGACGACGAGCCCGTCTTCGAGGCCGCGGAGTACGCCGACGGCACGATCACCTACCCCCCGCACCCCGTGAGCCCGGACGGTGCCGAACGAGTCGGGACGGTGGACCTCTCGGAGTACACCGCCCGCGTGGTGACGTGGACGGAGTCGACCGCCACGCCGCCGGGCGTCCGGGAGCCGAACACACTCGCTATCGTAGAGTTCGACGTGGACGGAGAGCCCGTCCGCGCGCTCGGTCAGGCCACCGACGACGTGGCGATCGGCGACGAGGTCGAGCCAGTGTACACCCCGGAACTGCGCGACCCCGAGGCCGGGATCAGAGAGCCAGACAGTCAGTCGTGGGACGGCTTCCGGTTCCGGCCGATCTGA
- a CDS encoding thiolase family protein produces MDDTDDRVAVVAASMTQFGRRDGWVLDLLAEAGQACLADAGVDADAVDHLYVSNMASGEFEGQTGVPNALAHDLGAVPAYTARVDQTSASGGAGIYAAWQSVAAGASDCTLLVGGEKMTHRSTAEATDVIASLTHPAEYRHGVTLPSFAGLTARAYLDAHDAPRESLADVAVKNHANGVDNPNAQFREAVDRETVLDSPIVADPLRLYDFCPITDGSAALLLVPESLAASYTDEYAVVTGVAGATDTHVVHERPDPTTMGAVRDSGAAAFEMADREPADVDVAELHDMFTILEVLQFEGLGFADRGEGWRAASEGRTARDGEIPVNTSGGLKSKGHPLGASGVAQAVEVYEQVLGEAGPRQVDADVGLACNVGGFGNCVTTTLLEVAE; encoded by the coding sequence ATGGACGACACGGACGACCGCGTCGCCGTCGTGGCGGCGTCGATGACACAGTTCGGCCGACGGGACGGCTGGGTGCTGGACCTGCTGGCGGAGGCCGGTCAGGCGTGTCTGGCCGACGCCGGCGTCGACGCCGACGCCGTCGACCACCTGTACGTCTCGAACATGGCAAGCGGGGAGTTCGAGGGCCAGACGGGGGTCCCGAACGCGCTCGCGCACGACCTGGGGGCAGTTCCCGCTTACACCGCACGGGTCGACCAGACCTCGGCCTCGGGCGGCGCCGGAATCTACGCCGCCTGGCAGTCCGTCGCCGCCGGCGCCAGCGACTGCACGCTGTTGGTCGGCGGCGAGAAGATGACCCACCGGAGCACGGCGGAGGCGACGGACGTGATCGCGTCGCTCACCCACCCGGCGGAGTACAGACACGGCGTCACGCTGCCGTCGTTCGCCGGACTCACGGCCCGAGCGTACCTCGACGCCCACGACGCTCCCCGGGAGAGCCTGGCGGACGTGGCGGTGAAGAACCACGCCAACGGCGTCGACAACCCCAACGCCCAGTTCCGGGAGGCGGTCGACCGCGAGACCGTGCTGGACAGTCCCATCGTCGCGGACCCGCTGCGGCTGTACGACTTCTGTCCGATCACGGACGGCTCCGCCGCGCTCCTGCTCGTCCCGGAGTCGCTGGCGGCGTCGTACACCGACGAGTACGCCGTCGTCACCGGCGTCGCCGGCGCGACGGACACCCACGTCGTCCACGAGCGACCGGACCCGACGACGATGGGCGCCGTCCGCGACTCCGGGGCGGCCGCCTTCGAGATGGCCGACCGCGAGCCCGCGGACGTGGACGTGGCGGAACTCCACGACATGTTCACGATCCTGGAAGTTCTCCAGTTCGAAGGTCTCGGCTTCGCGGACAGAGGCGAGGGCTGGCGCGCCGCGTCGGAGGGTCGCACCGCCCGCGACGGGGAGATTCCGGTGAACACCTCCGGCGGACTCAAGTCGAAGGGCCACCCGCTGGGCGCCTCCGGCGTCGCGCAGGCGGTCGAGGTGTACGAACAGGTGCTCGGCGAGGCCGGCCCGCGGCAGGTGGACGCCGACGTGGGGCTGGCGTGTAACGTCGGCGGGTTCGGCAACTGTGTGACGACGACGCTCCTGGAGGTGGCAGAGTGA
- a CDS encoding NADH:flavin oxidoreductase/NADH oxidase, whose protein sequence is MSRLFEPLELRETELPNRVFVSPMCQYSASEGVATDWHLVHLGSRAVGGAGVVLSEATAVSPAGRISPGDLGIWNEEQAEALGRIASFVADQGSVPGIQLAHAGRKASTAPPWDGGSPVSPEADGWTALGPSEEPYPRDGDEQPTRRLSTDEVETVVDQFRAAAERARDAGFRIAEVHAAHGYLLHEFLSPVTNDRTDRYGGDFQSRTRLLREVTAAVREVWPDGDPVFVRISATDWLDDRESWTVADSARLAPTLAEAGADLIDVSAGGISPAQSVPQTGPGYQVPYAETIREHLREEGVDLAVGAVGGITEPTQAEQLLANDRVDAVAMAREFLRSPYWPLHAADELDDPEGVDVPVQYRRGF, encoded by the coding sequence GTGAGCCGACTGTTCGAGCCGTTGGAGCTGCGGGAGACGGAGCTGCCGAATCGCGTGTTCGTATCGCCGATGTGTCAGTACAGCGCCAGCGAGGGTGTCGCCACGGACTGGCACCTGGTCCACCTGGGGTCGCGGGCCGTCGGCGGCGCCGGCGTCGTGCTGTCGGAAGCGACGGCCGTCTCGCCGGCCGGTCGAATCTCGCCCGGTGATCTGGGTATCTGGAACGAGGAGCAGGCCGAGGCGCTGGGTCGGATCGCGTCGTTCGTCGCCGACCAGGGATCTGTCCCCGGGATTCAGCTCGCACACGCCGGCCGGAAGGCGTCGACCGCGCCGCCGTGGGACGGCGGCAGCCCGGTGTCGCCCGAGGCGGACGGCTGGACCGCGCTCGGGCCGAGCGAGGAGCCGTACCCCCGCGACGGTGACGAACAGCCCACTCGCCGGCTGTCGACCGACGAGGTCGAGACCGTCGTCGACCAGTTCCGGGCGGCCGCCGAGCGGGCCCGCGACGCGGGGTTCCGGATCGCCGAGGTCCACGCCGCCCACGGCTACCTCCTCCACGAGTTCCTCTCCCCGGTGACGAACGACCGGACGGACCGCTACGGCGGCGACTTCCAGAGTCGGACGCGGCTCCTCCGGGAGGTGACGGCGGCCGTCCGGGAGGTCTGGCCGGACGGCGACCCGGTGTTCGTCCGGATCTCGGCGACGGACTGGCTGGACGACCGAGAGTCGTGGACAGTCGCCGACTCCGCCCGACTCGCGCCCACTCTCGCCGAGGCCGGTGCCGACCTGATCGACGTGAGCGCCGGCGGGATCAGCCCGGCACAGTCCGTCCCGCAGACCGGCCCCGGCTACCAGGTGCCGTACGCGGAGACGATCCGCGAGCACCTCCGCGAAGAGGGCGTCGACCTGGCGGTCGGCGCCGTCGGCGGGATCACGGAGCCGACCCAGGCGGAGCAACTGCTGGCCAACGACCGCGTGGACGCGGTGGCGATGGCCCGGGAGTTCCTCCGGTCGCCGTACTGGCCGTTACACGCCGCCGACGAACTGGACGATCCCGAGGGCGTCGACGTGCCCGTCCAGTACCGACGGGGGTTCTGA